From Streptomyces sp. NBC_01460, a single genomic window includes:
- a CDS encoding helix-turn-helix domain-containing protein: MLSAIGLDERQEAAYRALVAAGAAELADLARRLALPEADAERALRRLEQQGLVAQSSSRADRWVAAPPGVALGALLTQQRHELEQAELASALLAEEYRAEAAEPAVHDLVEVVTGASAVAHRFHQLQLGAASEVCALVTGKPIAVTGMENESEERAAMRGVSYRVVVERDVLSLPTGITELSAALGRDEQCRVVDRVPTKLVVADAALAMVPLTGRGAEPAALVIHASGLLESLMGLFEAVWRDAMPLRLGRGGISEENGPGADPTDLEILSLLLAGLTDASVAKQLDLGLRTVQRRVKGLMELTGVTTRLQLGWHAYERGWVARAPR, translated from the coding sequence ATGCTGTCAGCGATAGGTCTCGACGAGAGACAGGAAGCGGCCTACCGGGCGCTGGTCGCGGCGGGCGCCGCGGAGCTCGCCGATCTCGCACGCCGGCTGGCCCTGCCCGAGGCGGACGCCGAGCGCGCCCTGCGCCGGCTGGAGCAGCAGGGGCTCGTGGCCCAGTCGTCGTCGCGGGCGGACCGCTGGGTCGCGGCGCCCCCCGGCGTGGCGCTGGGCGCGCTGCTGACCCAGCAGCGCCATGAGCTCGAACAGGCGGAGCTGGCGTCCGCCCTGCTCGCCGAGGAGTACCGGGCCGAAGCGGCCGAACCGGCGGTGCACGACCTGGTGGAGGTGGTGACCGGCGCGAGCGCGGTGGCCCACCGGTTCCACCAACTGCAGCTGGGCGCCGCGTCGGAGGTCTGCGCCCTGGTCACGGGGAAGCCGATCGCGGTCACCGGCATGGAGAACGAGTCCGAGGAGCGGGCGGCGATGCGGGGCGTCTCCTACCGCGTGGTCGTCGAGCGCGACGTCCTCTCGTTGCCGACAGGGATCACGGAGCTGTCGGCGGCGCTGGGCCGTGACGAGCAGTGCCGGGTGGTCGACCGGGTGCCGACGAAGCTGGTGGTCGCCGACGCCGCGCTGGCGATGGTGCCGCTGACCGGCCGGGGGGCCGAACCTGCCGCCCTGGTGATCCACGCCAGCGGGCTGCTGGAGTCCCTGATGGGCCTCTTCGAGGCGGTGTGGCGGGACGCGATGCCGCTGCGGCTGGGCAGGGGTGGGATCAGCGAGGAGAACGGGCCGGGTGCCGATCCGACCGATCTGGAGATCCTCTCGCTGCTGCTGGCCGGTCTGACGGACGCGAGCGTGGCGAAACAGCTGGACCTGGGGCTGCGGACGGTGCAGCGGCGGGTGAAGGGGCTGATGGAGCTCACCGGGGTCACCACCCGGCTGCAGCTCGGCTGGCACGCCTACGAGCGCGGCTGGGTGGCCCGCGCGCCCCGCTGA
- a CDS encoding protein phosphatase 2C domain-containing protein, translating to MSQQGEKPAAHEDDWWRKLYDGTAPDTGPSGAADSLDDRFDSASDAVGDPEAGRADHPVTVVPLPDPRLPEAGPAPGPPPARPVVPPVGAPAPPSAPAPPSAPAPTPGTGRPPAAQPPRPPRTVPVGRAPWEPPAAPPRPQTFAVRPPPAPPVPPQPPAVAVPPVPEPVHTPGPPERPAVGHLGDRPPTYDAEPAALPGSGPDDLDGLVPDTVLDGARYGTYTLRAASVRGDSARFRGEPRRDALLTARFGTGDAALVLVAVAGGTRGEEQARLAATDACRWIGGAVARSHARLSDDIRAGRRGDLKSGLHRLTDRTYGRLRARAAELGLDPSAYSTGLRCLLLSSDPSCRTRVFFGIGPGGLFRLRDGAWQDLEPVLPATGGAANEESPGGDRLTMDLQIATPSPSYAEGPPPPPAEPFRFRASVARPGDTLLLCGNGLAEPLRGEPGLAGELARRWGAGGPPGLPAYLADIQLRIKGYADDRTCAAVWEA from the coding sequence ATGAGTCAGCAGGGGGAGAAGCCCGCCGCACACGAGGACGACTGGTGGCGCAAGCTGTACGACGGGACCGCGCCGGACACCGGTCCGAGCGGCGCGGCCGACAGTCTCGACGACCGGTTCGACTCCGCGTCGGACGCCGTGGGCGACCCGGAGGCGGGCCGTGCGGACCACCCGGTCACGGTGGTGCCGCTGCCCGACCCGCGCCTGCCGGAAGCCGGCCCGGCGCCGGGACCGCCGCCCGCGCGACCCGTCGTTCCGCCGGTCGGAGCACCGGCGCCACCGTCGGCCCCGGCGCCACCGTCCGCACCGGCGCCGACTCCCGGCACGGGGCGTCCCCCCGCCGCGCAGCCGCCGCGGCCCCCGCGCACCGTCCCGGTCGGGCGCGCCCCCTGGGAGCCCCCGGCCGCGCCCCCTCGGCCGCAGACCTTCGCCGTACGTCCGCCGCCGGCACCGCCCGTACCCCCCCAGCCGCCCGCGGTGGCCGTACCGCCCGTGCCGGAGCCTGTGCACACCCCCGGGCCGCCGGAGCGCCCGGCCGTCGGCCACCTCGGGGACCGGCCGCCGACCTACGACGCGGAGCCCGCGGCGCTGCCCGGCTCAGGCCCCGACGACCTGGACGGCCTCGTGCCCGACACGGTCCTCGACGGGGCCCGCTACGGCACGTACACCCTCCGGGCCGCGTCCGTGCGCGGCGACTCGGCGCGCTTCCGGGGCGAGCCGCGGCGCGACGCCCTGCTCACCGCGCGCTTCGGCACCGGGGACGCCGCGCTGGTCCTGGTCGCGGTGGCCGGCGGCACCCGGGGTGAGGAGCAGGCCCGTCTCGCCGCCACCGACGCCTGTCGCTGGATCGGCGGAGCGGTCGCCCGCAGCCACGCCCGGCTCTCCGACGACATAAGGGCGGGCCGCAGGGGCGACCTCAAGTCGGGTCTGCACCGCCTCACCGACCGCACCTACGGCAGACTGCGCGCCCGTGCCGCCGAACTAGGGCTGGACCCCTCGGCGTACAGCACCGGTCTGCGCTGTCTGCTGCTCTCCTCCGACCCGTCGTGCCGCACACGGGTCTTCTTCGGGATCGGGCCCGGCGGCCTGTTCCGCCTCCGCGACGGGGCCTGGCAGGACCTCGAACCCGTGCTGCCCGCGACCGGCGGCGCGGCGAACGAGGAGAGCCCGGGCGGGGACCGTCTGACGATGGATCTGCAGATCGCCACGCCTTCGCCGTCGTACGCCGAGGGCCCTCCGCCGCCGCCCGCCGAGCCCTTCCGCTTCCGCGCCTCCGTCGCCCGGCCCGGCGACACGCTGCTGCTCTGCGGGAACGGCCTCGCCGAGCCCCTGCGCGGGGAGCCGGGGCTGGCCGGGGAGCTCGCCCGGCGGTGGGGTGCGGGCGGTCCTCCGGGACTCCCGGCCTATCTGGCCGACATACAGCTCAGGATCAAGGGGTACGCGGACGACCGGACGTGCGCGGCGGTCTGGGAGGCGTAA
- a CDS encoding pyruvate dehydrogenase: protein MAKQNVSEQFVDILVRAGVKRLYGVVGDSLNPVVDAIRRNSAVEWVQVRHEETAAFAAGAEAQITGTLAACAGSCGPGNLHLINGLYDAHRSMAPVLALASHIPSSEIGLGYFQETHPELLFQECSHYNEMISNPQQMPRLLQTAIQHAIGRGGVSVVSMPGDIASQPAPEKSIEHALVTSRPSVKPGDAEIEKLCRMVDEAKRVTLFCGSGTAGAHAEVMEFAERVKAPVGHALRGKEWIQYDNPYDVGMSGLLGYGAAYEATNECDLLILLGTDFPYNAFLPTDVKIVQVDVRPEHLGRRSKLDLAVWGDVRETLRALTPRVKAKTDRKFLDRMLKKHADALEGVVKAYTRKVEKHVPIHPEYVASVLDELADDDAVFTVDTGMCNVWAARYLTPNGKRRVIGSFSHGSMANALPQAIGAQFTDRNRQVVSMSGDGGFTMLMGDFLTLVQYNLPVKVVLFNNSSLGMVELEMLVAGLPSFGTTNKNPDFAAIARAAGAYGVRVEKPKQLEGALKDAFKHKGPALVDVVTDPNALSIPPKISADMVTGFALSASKIVLDGGVGRMLQMARSNLRNVPRP from the coding sequence ATGGCCAAGCAGAACGTGTCGGAACAGTTCGTCGACATCCTGGTGCGAGCGGGGGTCAAGCGGCTGTACGGCGTCGTCGGTGACAGCCTCAACCCCGTCGTCGACGCCATCCGGCGGAACTCCGCCGTGGAGTGGGTCCAGGTCAGGCACGAGGAGACCGCCGCGTTCGCCGCGGGTGCCGAGGCCCAGATCACCGGCACCCTCGCCGCCTGCGCCGGGTCGTGCGGCCCGGGCAACCTCCACCTCATCAACGGCCTCTACGACGCGCACCGCTCCATGGCCCCCGTGCTCGCCCTCGCCTCGCACATCCCGTCGAGCGAGATCGGCCTCGGCTACTTCCAGGAGACCCACCCGGAGCTGCTCTTCCAGGAGTGCAGCCACTACAACGAGATGATCTCCAACCCGCAGCAGATGCCGCGGCTGCTGCAGACGGCGATCCAGCACGCGATCGGCCGGGGCGGCGTCAGCGTCGTCTCGATGCCCGGCGACATCGCCTCGCAGCCCGCCCCGGAGAAGTCGATCGAGCACGCCCTGGTCACCTCGCGGCCCTCCGTGAAGCCCGGGGACGCGGAGATCGAGAAGCTCTGCCGGATGGTCGACGAGGCCAAACGGGTGACGCTGTTCTGCGGGAGCGGCACGGCGGGCGCCCACGCCGAGGTCATGGAGTTCGCCGAGCGCGTGAAGGCCCCGGTCGGCCACGCGCTGCGGGGCAAGGAGTGGATCCAGTACGACAACCCGTACGACGTGGGGATGAGCGGGCTGCTCGGCTACGGCGCCGCCTACGAGGCCACCAACGAGTGCGACCTGCTGATCCTGCTGGGCACCGACTTCCCGTACAACGCGTTCCTCCCGACCGATGTGAAGATCGTCCAGGTCGACGTCCGCCCCGAGCACCTGGGCCGGCGTTCCAAGCTCGACCTCGCGGTCTGGGGCGACGTACGGGAGACGCTGCGCGCCCTGACCCCGCGTGTGAAGGCCAAGACCGACCGCAAGTTCCTCGACCGGATGCTGAAGAAGCACGCCGACGCGCTCGAGGGCGTGGTCAAGGCGTACACCCGCAAGGTCGAGAAGCACGTCCCGATCCACCCGGAGTACGTCGCCTCGGTCCTCGACGAACTCGCCGACGACGACGCCGTGTTCACCGTGGACACCGGGATGTGCAACGTCTGGGCGGCCCGCTACCTCACGCCCAACGGCAAGCGCAGGGTGATTGGATCGTTCAGCCACGGCTCGATGGCCAACGCGCTGCCGCAGGCGATCGGCGCCCAGTTCACCGACCGGAACCGGCAGGTCGTCTCGATGTCCGGCGACGGCGGATTCACCATGCTGATGGGCGACTTCCTCACCCTCGTCCAGTACAACCTGCCGGTGAAGGTCGTCCTCTTCAACAACTCCTCGCTCGGCATGGTCGAGCTGGAGATGCTGGTGGCGGGGCTTCCGTCGTTCGGTACGACCAACAAGAACCCCGACTTCGCGGCGATCGCGCGGGCGGCGGGGGCCTACGGGGTGCGGGTGGAGAAGCCCAAGCAGCTGGAGGGCGCGCTCAAGGACGCCTTCAAGCACAAGGGGCCCGCGCTCGTCGACGTGGTCACCGACCCGAACGCCCTCTCCATCCCGCCGAAGATCAGCGCCGACATGGTCACCGGCTTCGCCCTCTCCGCCAGCAAGATCGTCCTGGACGGCGGGGTCGGCAGGATGCTCCAGATGGCCCGGTCCAACCTCCGGAACGTGCCCCGGCCCTGA
- a CDS encoding barstar family protein, whose protein sequence is MTVTYVLDGSGITGLDSFWDAIGEAVNGPGGYFGRGLDAFADCLSGGFGTPRDGDFVIEWRDHARSARALGHEETARRLERLLPRVHPTNRARVEAELAEARAGRGPTLFDQLAGIITDRTTPGTLRLR, encoded by the coding sequence ATGACCGTGACCTATGTGCTGGACGGCTCGGGGATCACCGGCCTCGACAGCTTCTGGGATGCGATCGGCGAGGCGGTGAACGGCCCCGGCGGCTATTTCGGCCGCGGCCTGGACGCCTTCGCCGACTGTCTGAGCGGCGGCTTCGGCACCCCGCGGGACGGGGACTTCGTCATCGAGTGGCGCGACCACGCCCGCTCCGCCCGCGCGCTGGGGCACGAGGAGACCGCCCGCCGGCTGGAGCGCCTGCTCCCCCGGGTGCACCCCACCAACCGCGCGCGCGTCGAGGCGGAGCTGGCCGAGGCCCGGGCGGGCCGCGGTCCGACACTCTTCGACCAGTTGGCCGGGATCATCACGGACCGGACCACACCCGGGACACTCCGGCTGAGGTGA
- a CDS encoding ribonuclease, producing the protein MRIPPRITTLGGIAALLSVLFVGGPVTASAATAPSAAAVGSVCYSALPSQAHDTLDLIEAGGPFPYDQDGTVFQNREALLPSQGTGYYHEYTVITPGSSDRGARRIVTGEEAEEDYYTADHYESFDLVDHGC; encoded by the coding sequence ATGCGAATCCCCCCACGGATCACCACGCTCGGCGGCATCGCCGCCCTCCTGTCCGTCCTCTTCGTCGGCGGGCCGGTCACCGCCTCGGCGGCGACGGCTCCCTCGGCCGCCGCGGTCGGCAGTGTCTGCTACTCCGCACTGCCGTCCCAGGCACACGACACGCTCGACCTAATCGAGGCGGGCGGCCCGTTCCCGTACGACCAGGACGGCACCGTCTTCCAGAACCGGGAGGCGCTGCTGCCCAGCCAGGGCACGGGCTACTACCACGAGTACACGGTCATCACCCCCGGCTCCTCGGACCGCGGGGCCCGACGGATCGTCACGGGTGAGGAGGCCGAGGAGGACTACTACACCGCGGACCACTACGAGTCGTTCGACCTGGTCGACCACGGCTGCTGA
- a CDS encoding ATP-binding protein, with translation MAKRQERPPTRMHRRLGHADLSAVGEVRAELREFLRRRRRPEEAEVAQLLLSELVTNALIHTRHGAVVTVTSAPTRLRVEVRDFVTGQDPAPYVPNADDGTHGRGLLLVQSLADSWGVMTQALGKVVWFELNAGRS, from the coding sequence ATGGCGAAGCGACAGGAGAGACCGCCGACGCGGATGCACCGGAGACTCGGGCATGCCGATCTGTCGGCCGTGGGGGAAGTACGGGCGGAGCTGCGGGAGTTCCTGCGCCGCCGCCGACGCCCGGAGGAGGCCGAGGTGGCACAGCTCCTGCTCAGCGAGCTGGTGACGAACGCGCTGATCCATACGCGGCACGGCGCCGTGGTCACGGTGACGTCCGCGCCCACGCGCTTACGGGTGGAGGTGCGCGACTTCGTGACCGGGCAGGATCCCGCGCCGTACGTACCGAACGCCGACGACGGTACGCACGGCAGGGGACTGCTCCTCGTCCAGAGCCTGGCGGACTCCTGGGGAGTCATGACGCAGGCGCTGGGCAAGGTGGTCTGGTTCGAGCTGAACGCGGGGAGGTCCTGA
- a CDS encoding DUF2637 domain-containing protein has translation MRLTDISLDWLLPGAVLLVGVMAAVTVVARGKRAAEKAAADDSWERSEERRRRKEALYATASYVLLFCCAAVAAALSFHGLVGFGRQNLSLSGGWEYLVPFGLDGAAMFCSVLAVREASHGDAALGSRLLVWTFAGAAAWFNWVHAPRGMDHAGAPHFFAGMSLSAAVLFDRALKQTRRAALREQGLVPRPLPQIRIVRWLRAPRETFGAWSLMLLEGVRTLDEAVDEVREDRREKEQNRHRRRDQAKLDRAQIKALNRQNRAWGRGGRAGRQMDVQAIAPAAGGGPPAVAEPAITEPGQLPLRPRPSLQAVNGSNSRSTSTQTTSGDPATVDLTAEDDTQALPRLDSLEQKLKDLEQQFG, from the coding sequence ATGAGACTGACCGACATATCGCTTGACTGGCTGCTTCCGGGCGCCGTGCTGCTCGTGGGAGTCATGGCGGCGGTGACGGTGGTCGCGCGCGGCAAGCGCGCCGCTGAGAAAGCCGCGGCCGACGACAGCTGGGAACGCAGCGAGGAGCGCCGCAGGCGCAAGGAGGCTCTCTACGCCACCGCCTCGTACGTCCTGCTGTTCTGCTGCGCCGCTGTCGCCGCCGCCCTCTCCTTCCACGGGCTCGTCGGCTTCGGCCGGCAAAACCTCAGCCTCTCCGGGGGCTGGGAGTACCTCGTACCCTTCGGCCTCGACGGGGCCGCGATGTTCTGTTCGGTGCTCGCGGTGCGGGAGGCCAGCCACGGCGACGCCGCACTGGGCTCCCGGCTGCTGGTGTGGACGTTCGCCGGTGCCGCCGCCTGGTTCAACTGGGTGCACGCACCGCGCGGCATGGACCACGCGGGCGCCCCGCACTTCTTCGCGGGGATGTCGCTCTCCGCGGCCGTGCTCTTCGACCGCGCGCTGAAGCAGACCCGTCGTGCGGCGCTGCGCGAGCAGGGCCTGGTGCCCCGCCCGCTGCCGCAGATCCGGATCGTGCGGTGGCTGCGCGCCCCCAGGGAGACCTTCGGCGCCTGGTCGCTGATGCTCCTCGAGGGCGTACGCACCCTCGACGAGGCGGTGGACGAGGTACGCGAGGACCGCCGGGAGAAGGAACAGAACCGGCACCGCCGGAGGGACCAGGCCAAGCTGGACAGGGCGCAGATCAAGGCCCTGAACCGGCAGAACCGGGCCTGGGGGCGCGGTGGCCGGGCCGGACGCCAGATGGACGTCCAGGCCATCGCCCCGGCAGCGGGAGGCGGCCCACCGGCCGTCGCGGAGCCTGCCATAACAGAGCCGGGACAACTGCCGCTGCGTCCCCGGCCATCCCTGCAAGCCGTGAACGGCTCGAACTCCAGGAGTACTTCGACACAGACCACCAGCGGTGACCCCGCGACCGTCGACCTCACCGCCGAGGACGACACCCAGGCCCTGCCCCGGCTCGATTCGCTGGAGCAGAAACTGAAGGACCTGGAGCAGCAGTTCGGCTGA
- a CDS encoding (2Fe-2S)-binding protein, which translates to MTVPALLTAIAPSPLTAAYVRLAEVFPGLRAEVLADDVAAPTGGGWVGAADLAAGGAALDEFLAWDEAQVLRDYGTRARPDVVASFGLHRYAWPACLLVTLPWFTHRRVPRIPVDEVSFHRGLGRLTLRAGEFACLPDDPAAGLPGARVVPDEAALRAEVLDAVAQHIGPVLDGFRPRMRRGKRALWGMATDEIVEGLWYIAHLLGEEGRAMRELELLLPGTTKPYVGTAGFRELTGPDGESLPTRDRASCCLFYTLRPEDTCVTCPRTCDADRVRKLTPAP; encoded by the coding sequence ATGACCGTGCCCGCCCTGCTCACCGCCATCGCCCCGTCGCCGCTGACGGCGGCGTACGTACGACTGGCCGAGGTCTTCCCCGGTCTGCGCGCGGAGGTGCTCGCCGACGACGTCGCGGCGCCCACGGGCGGCGGATGGGTCGGTGCCGCCGATCTCGCGGCCGGGGGTGCCGCGCTGGACGAGTTCCTGGCCTGGGACGAGGCACAGGTGCTGCGGGACTACGGCACCCGGGCCCGCCCCGACGTGGTGGCGAGCTTCGGACTGCACCGGTACGCGTGGCCGGCCTGCCTCCTGGTGACCCTCCCGTGGTTCACGCACCGCCGGGTCCCGCGGATCCCCGTCGACGAGGTCTCCTTCCACCGGGGCCTGGGCCGTCTCACCCTCCGCGCGGGGGAGTTCGCCTGCCTGCCCGACGACCCGGCGGCGGGGCTGCCGGGCGCGCGGGTCGTCCCCGACGAGGCGGCGCTGCGGGCCGAGGTGCTCGACGCCGTGGCGCAGCACATCGGCCCGGTGCTGGACGGCTTCCGGCCGCGCATGCGGCGCGGGAAGCGGGCCCTGTGGGGCATGGCGACCGACGAGATCGTCGAGGGCCTCTGGTACATCGCCCACCTGCTCGGGGAGGAGGGCCGCGCGATGAGGGAGCTGGAGCTCCTGCTGCCCGGCACCACCAAGCCGTACGTGGGCACGGCGGGCTTCCGCGAACTGACCGGTCCCGACGGCGAGTCGCTCCCGACGCGCGACCGCGCGAGCTGCTGCCTCTTCTACACCCTGCGGCCCGAGGACACGTGCGTCACCTGCCCGCGCACCTGCGACGCGGACCGCGTGCGGAAGCTGACGCCCGCCCCCTGA
- a CDS encoding GntR family transcriptional regulator, which translates to MEQGRARENARPYAPADPPPGIRVPEQVRGEHTHGEPPAPRAVVQRHSVRGQILDALRAALVGGELTPGHVYSAPALGARFGVSATPVREAMQQLAVEGAVEVVPNRGFRVSERGPGELAELAEVRALIEVPVMLRLARTVPAAAWCALRPLADATVAAAAVGDRAAYAETDRAFHRAVLALSGNQQLVSVADDLHRRSQWPLVDSPAGRRADLLADASEHTALLDALIARDLTVVRSLVREHFNGADV; encoded by the coding sequence ATGGAGCAGGGCAGAGCGCGTGAGAACGCGCGGCCGTACGCGCCCGCGGACCCTCCGCCGGGGATCCGCGTGCCCGAACAGGTGCGCGGCGAGCACACCCACGGGGAGCCGCCCGCGCCCCGGGCCGTCGTCCAGCGGCACTCCGTACGCGGCCAGATCCTCGACGCCCTGCGCGCCGCGCTCGTCGGCGGGGAGCTGACTCCCGGGCACGTCTACTCCGCTCCCGCACTCGGTGCCCGCTTCGGCGTGTCCGCGACACCGGTGCGCGAGGCGATGCAGCAGCTGGCCGTCGAGGGCGCCGTCGAGGTCGTGCCGAACCGCGGCTTCCGGGTCAGCGAGCGGGGCCCGGGCGAGCTGGCTGAGCTCGCCGAGGTGCGCGCCCTGATCGAGGTCCCGGTCATGCTGCGGCTCGCCCGTACCGTCCCCGCGGCGGCCTGGTGCGCGCTGCGCCCGCTGGCCGACGCCACGGTCGCGGCGGCCGCCGTGGGGGACCGGGCGGCCTACGCCGAGACCGACCGGGCCTTCCACCGGGCCGTGCTCGCCCTGTCCGGCAACCAGCAGCTGGTGTCGGTCGCCGACGACCTCCACCGGCGGTCCCAGTGGCCCCTCGTCGACAGCCCCGCCGGCCGCCGGGCCGACCTGCTCGCCGACGCCTCGGAGCACACCGCGCTCCTGGACGCGCTCATCGCCCGCGACCTGACGGTGGTCCGGTCGCTCGTACGCGAACACTTCAACGGCGCGGACGTCTGA
- a CDS encoding PucR family transcriptional regulator, translating into MRLRALLDTEALGLRLLGGEDELDRSVRGVMTTDLRDPSRYLSGGELVLTGLAWRRDAADSEPFVRTLANAGVAGLAAGEAELGAVPDDLVEACLQHRLPLFAVDETVAFATITEHVVRQVSGERAGDLAAVVDRHRRLMTSGPAGGGPEVVLDLLTSDLDLHAWVLSPTGRQIAGAGEPLSPRVGAELAGRHLAATRTGRPGPHRAEVDGTAYSLFPIRNTGRGALPAPARDVRASVLSDWLLAVAADAGDWPEARLDLLQGVTQLIAVERDRRDAARAVRRRLAQEVLELVQTGAPPAEIAARLRVAAPVLLPGLGTAPHWQVVVARVEWSQEGADLPGGRAAQALLEEVLVDPTVTGPDSADRIAVAHTGEEAIALVPLTAVPAAPEGADAPGGTGAPEGTDTPERQETALHADALLEAVRAPLAAGLADDGRLTLGVSAAVHSAEGLRGALEEARHARRVAAARPGPVCAAGHHELASHVLLLPFVPDDVRRAFTARLLDPLRDYDRRHRAELIETLEAFLDCDGSWTRCAARLHLHVNTLRYRVGRIEQLTGRDLSRLEDKLDFFLALRMS; encoded by the coding sequence ATGCGGCTGCGCGCACTGCTGGACACCGAGGCGCTGGGCCTGCGGCTGCTCGGCGGCGAGGACGAGCTGGACCGTTCGGTCCGGGGCGTCATGACGACCGACCTGCGCGATCCCAGCCGCTACCTCTCCGGTGGGGAACTGGTCCTCACGGGGCTGGCCTGGCGCCGGGACGCGGCGGACTCGGAACCGTTCGTCCGGACCCTGGCGAACGCCGGAGTGGCCGGCCTGGCCGCCGGTGAGGCGGAGCTGGGGGCCGTCCCCGACGACCTGGTCGAGGCGTGCCTGCAGCACCGGCTCCCGCTCTTCGCGGTCGACGAGACCGTCGCGTTCGCAACGATCACCGAACACGTGGTGCGCCAGGTGTCCGGCGAGCGGGCCGGTGACCTGGCCGCGGTCGTCGACCGTCATCGCAGGCTGATGACCTCGGGCCCGGCGGGCGGCGGCCCCGAGGTGGTCCTCGACCTCCTCACCTCCGACCTGGACCTGCACGCCTGGGTCCTCTCCCCCACAGGCAGGCAGATCGCCGGAGCGGGCGAGCCCCTGTCTCCCCGGGTCGGCGCGGAACTGGCGGGACGGCACCTCGCGGCCACCCGTACCGGCCGCCCGGGGCCGCACCGGGCCGAGGTGGACGGCACGGCCTATTCGCTGTTCCCGATCCGGAACACCGGGCGGGGAGCCCTCCCCGCCCCGGCTCGCGACGTGCGCGCGTCCGTGCTCTCGGACTGGCTGCTGGCCGTCGCGGCCGACGCGGGCGACTGGCCCGAGGCGCGGCTGGACCTGCTCCAGGGGGTGACCCAGCTGATCGCCGTCGAGCGGGACCGCAGGGACGCGGCCCGGGCGGTACGCCGCAGGCTCGCCCAGGAGGTCCTGGAACTGGTCCAGACAGGCGCGCCCCCGGCGGAGATCGCGGCCAGGCTGCGGGTGGCCGCGCCGGTCCTGCTGCCCGGTCTCGGCACGGCTCCGCACTGGCAGGTCGTGGTGGCACGGGTCGAGTGGTCGCAGGAGGGCGCGGACCTCCCGGGCGGCCGGGCGGCGCAGGCGCTCCTGGAGGAGGTCCTGGTCGATCCCACGGTGACGGGCCCCGACTCGGCGGACCGGATCGCCGTGGCGCACACGGGCGAGGAGGCCATCGCCCTCGTGCCGCTGACCGCGGTGCCCGCGGCTCCCGAAGGGGCCGACGCCCCGGGAGGAACGGGCGCCCCGGAGGGAACGGACACCCCGGAGCGGCAGGAGACCGCGCTGCACGCCGACGCCCTGCTCGAAGCCGTCCGCGCGCCCCTGGCCGCCGGCCTCGCGGACGACGGCCGGCTGACACTGGGTGTCAGCGCGGCCGTGCACTCGGCCGAGGGGCTGCGCGGCGCGCTGGAGGAGGCCCGGCACGCCCGCCGGGTCGCCGCGGCCCGGCCGGGACCGGTCTGCGCGGCGGGCCACCACGAGCTCGCCTCGCACGTCCTGCTGCTGCCCTTCGTCCCCGACGACGTCCGCCGCGCGTTCACCGCGCGGCTCCTGGACCCGCTGCGCGACTACGACCGGCGCCACCGCGCGGAGCTGATCGAGACGCTGGAGGCCTTCCTGGACTGCGACGGTTCCTGGACCCGGTGCGCGGCCCGGCTGCACCTGCACGTCAACACGCTGCGCTACCGCGTCGGACGTATCGAGCAGTTGACGGGCCGTGACCTTTCCCGCCTCGAGGACAAGCTCGACTTCTTCCTCGCCCTGCGTATGAGCTGA